One stretch of Pelmatolapia mariae isolate MD_Pm_ZW linkage group LG3_W, Pm_UMD_F_2, whole genome shotgun sequence DNA includes these proteins:
- the LOC134616523 gene encoding uncharacterized protein LOC134616523: protein MPDVRLCLEAVSALLGCRAEATTGSSQFTPQDLANVVALKEFYKQEGFKELEYPSLGTLSLHELDEADMYSSPPALEAPPDRSQFTVEINTENFFHPQYDYDFTNVKDGDKKFTRGNEQYVRPCGWNRVALRVVQKYSDGDKWLGTGRDAWPVSYQGKNMDGSLILTHGGKPDDQPQFLDAAAASLLTEGTKGRGVYSTPDIRIAEKYCKKFKSGVDGKTYQVVLQNRINPEKRKSCQRQGVWLVYIPEDSSDVRMRAIVQESIRPYGLLLKQV from the exons ATGCCGGACGTCAGGCTGTGCCTGGAGGCCGTCTCTGCGCTCCTGGGCTGCAGAGCCGAAGCGACCACCGGAAGCTCCCAGTTCACCCCGCAAGACCTGGCCAACGTCGTGGCCCTCAAAGAGTTTTACAAGCAGGAGGGCTTTAAAGAGCTGGAGTACCCCAGCTTGGGGACGCTGTCTCTGCACGAGTTAGACGAAGCCGACATGTACAGCTCCCCCCCGGCCCTGGAGGCGCCTCCGGACAGATCCCAGTTCACTGTGGAAATCAACACGGAGAACTTCTTCCATCCTCAGTACGACTACGACTTCACCAACGTAAAG GATGGAGATAAGAAGTTCACGCGTGGTAACGAGCAGTACGTCCGCCCCTGCGGGTGGAACCGCGTCGCCCTGCGGGTCGTGCAGAAGTACAGCGACGGGGACAAGTGGCTGGGGACGGGGCGGGACGCCTGGCCCGTGTCCTACCAGGGGAAAAACATGGACGGCTCCCTCATCCTGACCCACGGCGGCAAGCCCGACGACCAGCCACAGTTTCTGGATGCCGCCGCCGCCTCTTTGTTAACGGAAGGGACGAAGGGCCGAGGGGTGTACTCCACGCCGGACATCAGGATCGCAGAGAAGTACTGCAAGAAGTTCAAGTCCGGAGTGGACGGGAAGACGTACCAGGTGGTCCTCCAGAACCGCATAAACCCAGAGAAAAGGAAGTCGTGCCAGAGGCAAGGCGTCTGGTTGGTGTACATCCCCGAGGACAGCAGCGACGTGAGGATGAGGGCCATCGTGCAGGAGTCCATCCGCCCGTACGGGCTGCTGCTGAAGCAGGTGTGA